A section of the Bombus fervidus isolate BK054 chromosome 9, iyBomFerv1, whole genome shotgun sequence genome encodes:
- the Vps13b gene encoding vacuolar protein sorting 13B isoform X1, with translation MFKLESYITPVILSYVEKYVKNFKPEQSQVSLWGGDASFQNLDLRLEVLEEQLNLPFVFVSGHIHELLIHVPWVKITSEPIVITINTIECILKLKDDNKVDTNPTTLQRRQEIPQEEAPPGYIKSIVTKVVNNITINCNNLILKYVEEDIVLSVNVRFLSMQTVDNKWEPAFTDVNTYEVMLRKVITIQDLTLCLDKMDASGKIEIYQDPVLYRCSVIIRLIINYHSNTARKASITRLDLHCQKMEFSITEQQVPMLLRLAALIMALQTKQFPSSKEKSLISVEEREDSIQDDTDHVSGTAADSTGWGGWAWNMVSSLLPIDWENDWSTEQQMAYSGHTIHLGVYVQDATLTFKTVENVKEQLFYKSRKLRYKSFLTLRLNGVVVDTLLQGIAMTSFQIGMGCIRVYPRGSCSCGHLEVVDGAQPPLYLVAGKFNTRYLKDSLFDDESVENKGRKREYKQGIYYYLCTASEERLIERCPAFSMDYVHCTELPDDITPEKLAEFGSNFEYSNFHERRVMRYIIGDLTIRLCSGVFHRIETIKQAAANYDYNPYLVTKPDPLVDELPPVTLEEYEALRENVSMVETKLIIVKASLQLQLADHSITGLPRQRKIVESRTTPLTPALTDDPFMSIECDEAIVTMLQPLYPFRLAACASKQTDLPTEMFNQCHKVITLQVNGTRSQLYLTKNCHTSIIMPCSIECEIKKLLYPQYWKNVDLIHEIYAVHIDSITITGTKAKLMTAVSILTSIFDAGDTTNPLVCSSLFNDACQETNPVYLELLLENVNCKKLSSLVTISNELNISSVKMFALNESQQAFIFSGPESNIYSDIENKSLLTVVIQFPQSIEKQTHPPLISLQMADIRASLDPLLFKWLEYRVTYYNLGTLCTTRPEVQQFEGASSDTGTKKKTFPSLHESVHSSSDKEKRKSVIATEKSKTVQNDEIQKKHDSKSENERQNLQNLGILARLAEMYPWWCGLVLSGCVGHIVIYIPSITMSGIGAYGIEEAKDKALKSDNKLQILIIKLPSLLVHSSNINFELLAPYLQELPVKLPKSMWTNRLQSFPWTLSLVDFHCYMLQQQTQKNFIKKVSVNATVALTTKIVTSPSGGSTLAALGVCVHIDNSPIIVSISEEQVVFTSKIISSILNALQITTSNNKSVIASTQINTEAQVVLPIVPQTPSTPTQLLYPEDTTTNSTLSTSKDESTPDSDELVLTAWIQWTITKIAIKLYVTEKETLSSLKLVLELEDIITSLDLQPIYFKLKNKVTTATIFHYTRPLNSPTWDVGEYVGAVLCGREDSLEKGDDSGFLSFTLTRAKSGNVHTRWGTYKRHKSQKFQKDIITETTLSANSYISEVVVKIQMVDIILPLTVVSKYIQLIKPFTGLYQSVEKDIMETSEQNVTTRLNSITSLDNEMLPLIYLDFKGLRLMLPVSNITKFKPQHDLLMIQLDGIRITPHAENPICRTPLRLDIYQLAAQANILSIPGSAVEDRQYQINIKSVCAHTTTWKNYQMTINKKMSQSYLYTMNENPALEWNKLGHGSSLERQFSTLPLLSKFDLCLIIAPPVLFKPDITVCGSAIEVNCITDIEVTINLDQIQLISILNNELKNLLLRDFERHKSANTYISTSQKPLSTVGSIKQITWIKQSSDDIDVDVTKDSGIDFETSSINSTIVGKPISADTSILLPFEFLVNCGKITFVLYDIHQAVTEYEVDINEVEEDEGESQKQPLFYIMVNQPNIYFSQQHPSQKVQVSCFDITMALGDKDKQELISIPTEKDFKVFMIETKNGDLHPDTGIPPSFITIKYEKTIGKNPQFFIDVGRPTKIYFSLSRLNQIYIIKSKILSCFIKEYETISEHDDVKISPTMKLKKLNWPDMNICTKQVVVSLKTDSGAEIITSLASLSGNISSLLRPDRIYSNTSVDSFIISAILNGNIKVLLNPWCCNITVCLLWETWLNVDSIPQIQIQADSDSLHLDFGPEQIKIIKNVIDDLQLLLNELTRSSSTCRGNEKQIVLSTEQHYKDDLKAGAFQFVNGNADELPFPYQVIFFTYPQQSMAWRYPQPRTLTKIHISPVPFETLDSDSGYVDKVLCALEYWSDCHMSYQRYADFYLSETDSYRLELPEKAPARAVACIWRVVLLSNNNRPFSKTIISARILAACLRIDSYFNSSIIPNIQAALNIGTIHVSMYNHVSTITYNNLQPPLKNYILKGTIPETQCFMTFEHKGAILVLNRWIDGSVLIDISGIFGVHILDYGHLTMQEILDPLEARLQLSLSDKTDVSFTCSPFALKLSPTIAHTLVVSMHLWYASLEEENKTTILFTRYVIANDSNVPILFGQSGTGDNILLESRQCIFYSWRNIGNKMLRIAIEENIWLWSKSFSVGVDGIQAVEFSNSITKASAFVSVTSLSATQKLITFSGQLVISNQLIDNFEMRLVKYEADVGSKVTVLKDIYSVSGKTRPPSVILDGNKKMAIRLRFTNVPNLSWTGDIPLQPNAKWGQPWLVKVPLQERGQFLSIWVRIITQIIQDKTKVLAVLSPLYMIRSHLPVPARVQMDTPSLKISLCTMVNGRGERQQLYCPGTFEHFHQLTFQLETGVSTSNPYVPLSYSSVDQRKFFRRPEVEDIDSILQDLENQKDKTEWPFQGDEFEEWISAEQPQTHVQVKYQDAGLVSSTLLLELQPWCFMLNSMGCHLSLVSEDIELCQIPHYGIVTPPKLEGTFHLCVGIGDTFYTSQALQLDRPDWSQSFYMPRIGGLIPATGNIKSCVDCGSSVSLMSINSSMHEDMRLVRIMSSHVISNLTSQELCIATLAVHEDATRLELPNDLTPYSLNISPSEDQKQGIPITQWYTLYMEDIVEPLVLYISLSVGHKWSCPIRVDQGMSRKCVAIPNGSSTMPVVITIQEDRGTMYIMIHMDYHPQLLIENTCAFKVLLGQANETAEGIIPDALHFTWICEIESNATSHYSIPSISNRLPDAPVTNVSNILLFSAVTHNYNDQAIRNKELRWSRGINLSAISSAPVDQYVRLPSYGDVKLIMQNRCYTTYINIVPISQVEVSARDIRSRLLRKESEMKDMVTMHDKFTSDPDDQPVINVQSSESSTSVTTFFSAQDETIATETKTSSQLNLRQLITDIENVKANVNDDTKDTEENNSKEGSATICLRGVTIIIMHDMNENAQKIEVASLSMTDVIVAINARSKIVNLRAFIGDLQLDNQLFDQGGFDFPVVLISQSPLMMKETTFYTSSCLMNKIEQIRENSLIAIDYILENQGQLKASKDLHIKIAPISAYIEDTYITQLLNYATSMAPPRFLLPDDMKKTRTLVSTIGVYIPDYIMVYARILSAPLRLQNLKIDPVSILLSVHTSVRLYVALDHSPLYFGTFEKKNILTTPYRLGNALTMHYLSGAIFGAGWVVGSLEILGSPGSLAQALGSGLRDFISLPFQGLLQGPWGFIVGITHGSASLMRHVTAGTLNSVTKLASSVARNLDRLTLDEEHLQRQEESRRMRPQGMAQGLYQGLTGLGMSLLAAVAGLAHHPLQQVWSGEITTKSIVTGVGLGLVGVVTKPLSGAAELVALTGQGLLQGAGWNSLPSPRQRPVVQYTSGNNNAIIRYAWWLLPLLENNHGNILHVTNADYVIQQGSSRAITLVLTRHALLLVNTAEDNVERIYLLKDLTSADHHLESTICLYCSPETTQTNRSISPAPYEMDREMRARVAEYVRTSSTGLASVSTNSDVQSDIFENTTPNSDRTLTFYVSPDSRNYLLSLFNIAKRQSQGSGFTVL, from the exons ACAGttgaaaatgttaaagaacaattgttttataaatcCCGTAAACTTCGGTATAAATCGTTTTTAACATTGCGATTAAATGGTGTGGTAGTGGATACATTGCTCCAAGGAATTGCAATGACTAGTTTTCAAATTGGAATGGGTTGCATACGCGTATATCCAAGAGGAAGTTGTAGTTGTGGTCATCTTGAAGTAGTCGATGGTGCacaa CCACCTTTGTATTTAGTAGCTGGCAAGTTTAACACTCGGTACTTAAAAGATTCATTATTCGATGATGAATCAGTGgagaataaaggaagaaaacggGAATATAAACAaggaatatattattatctatgtACAGCTTCAG AGGAGCGGTTAATAGAACGATGTCCCGCATTCTCCATGGATTACGTTCATTGCACCGAATTGCCAGATGACATAACACCTGAAAAACTGGCAGAATTTGGGTCTAATTTTGAATATAG TAATTTCCACGAACGTAGAGTAATGAGATATATTATAGGCGATTTAACTATTAGATTATGTTCGGGTGTTTTTCATCGtattgaaacaataaaacaaGCTGCTGCAAATTATGATTACAATCCTTATCTTGTTACAAAACCAG ATCCACTCGTAGATGAACTCCCCCCAGTTACATTGGAAGAATACGAAGCATTAAGAGAAAATGTATCTATGGTTGagacaaaattaataatagttaAGGCCTCACTTCAATTGCAATTGGCGGATCATTCTATTACTGGACTTCCACGACAACGAAAGATAGTTGAAAGTCGA aCGACGCCTTTAACACCTGCTCTTACAGACGATCCTTTCATGAGTATTGAATGTGATGAAGCGATAGTAACTATGCTTCAACCTTTATATCCATTTAGGCTTGCAGCTTGTGCATCCAAACAGACTGATCTTCCGACTGAAATGTTTAATCAGTGTCATAAGGTTATTACATTGCAG GTAAATGGAACCAGAAGTCAACTttatttgacgaaaaattGCCATACATCAATAATAATGCCCTGCTCCATCGAATGTGAAATCAAGAAATTATTGTATCCGCAGTATTGGAAAAATGTTGATTTAATACATGAAATATACGCGGTACATATTGACAGCATTACAATTACTGGAACAAAAGCAAAGCTAATGACTGCTGTATCTATCTTAACTTCAATTTTTGACGCTGGTGATACAACTAATCCTCTTGTCTGTTCCTCTTTATTCAATGATGCTTGTCAAGAAACGA ACCCTGTATATCTAGAATTGTTACTGGAAAACGTAAATTGCAAAAAGTTGTCATCTTTGGTTACAATAtcaaatgaattaaatataagTTCAGTAAAAATGTTTGCACTCAATGAGTCACAGCAAGCCTTTATATTTTCAGGACCAGAAAGTAATATTTACAG tgaTATAGAAAACAAATCATTACTAACGGTTGTAATACAGTTTCCGCAAAGTATTGAAAAACAAACGCATCCACCTTTGATTTCGCTTCAAATGGCAGATATCAGGGCTTCACTTGATCCATTACTTTTTAAATGGCTAGAATATCGTGTTACGTATTATAATTTAGGTACCTTATGTACCACTCGACCCGAAGTCCAGCAATTTGAAGGTGCGTCTTCAGATACTGgtacaaagaaaaaaacatttcCCAGTTTACACGAAAGTGTACATAGCTCCTCAgacaaagagaaacgaaaatcCGTCATAGCCACGGAAAAGTCAAAAACTGTACAAAATGATGAAATCCAAAAAAAACATGATTCTAAATCCGAAAATGAAAGACAG AACTTACAGAATTTGGGAATATTGGCCAGATTAGCAGAAATGTATCCATGGTGGTGTGGTCTTGTGTTAAGTGGATGTGTTGGACATATTGTTATTTACATACCATCAATCACAATGAGTGGTATTGGTGCATatg GTATAGAAGAAGCCAAAGACAAAGCATTAAAAAGCGATAATAAGTTACAGATATTGATCATAAAATTACCTTCTCTTCTCGTTCATTCgtctaatataaattttgaattactcGCACCTTACCTTCAGGAATTACCTGTTAAATTACCAAAATCAATGTGGACGAATA GATTGCAAAGTTTCCCATGGACATTAAGCCTTGTTGATTTCCATTGTTACATGTTACAACAACAGACGCAAaaaaactttattaaaaaagtatCAGTAAATGCTACAGTTGCTCTTACAACAAAAATCGTAACATCTCCATCTGGAGGAAGTACTTTAGCTGCTTTGGGTGTTTGTGTTCACATTGATAATTCTCCTATTATTGTTTCGATCTCTGAAGAACAg GTAGTTTTCACGAGTAAAATCATCTCGAGTATTTTAAACGCTTTGCAAATTACaactagtaataataaaagtgtTATAGCTAGTACTCAAATAAATACCGAAGCACAAGTAGTTCTTCCTATTGTACCACAAACTCCATCTACACCAACACAATTACTATATCCTGAAGATACAACTACAAACTCGACTCTTTCAACTTCAAAAGATGAGAGTACACCAG ACTCCGACGAATTAGTTTTGACAGCATGGATTCAATGGACTATAACAAAAATTGCGATTAAATTATACGTGACGGAGAAGGAGACTTTATCTTCACTAAAATTAGTACTTGAATTGGAAGATATTATTACTTCTTTAGACTTGCAACCTATTTATTTTAAGCtaaaaaataaagttacaACAGCCactatatttcattatacaaG aCCACTGAATTCACCAACTTGGGATGTCGGTGAGTATGTAGGTGCGGTTCTTTGTGGAAGAGAAGACAGTTTAGAAAAAGGTGACGATTCCGGCTTTTTAAGTTTTACCCTCACTAGAGCAAAATCGGGGAATGTTCACACACGATGGGGTACCTATAAACGGCATAAGAGTCAGAAG TTTCAGAAAGACATAATAACAGAAACAACTTTATCTGCTAATAGTTATATTTCCGAAGTAgttgtaaaaatacaaatggTGGACATAATTTTACCGCTTACCGTAGttagtaaatatatacaattaataaaaccTTTTACGGGTCTCTACCAATCTgttgaaaaagatataatggAAACTTCTGAACAAAATGTAACAACACGCTTAAACAGCATTACTAGTCTTGATAATGAAATGTTACCATTAATATATCTGGACTTTAAAGGACTTAGACTGATGCTACCAGTTTCAAACATAACAAAATTCAAACCCCAACATGATTTATTAATGATTCAATTGGACGGAATTCGTATTACACCCCATGCAGAAAATCCGATTTGCAGAACACCTTTAAGATTAGATATATATCAACTCGCAGCTCAAGCAAATATTTTAAGTATACCAGGTTCTGCTGTAGAAGATCGACAATATcagattaatataaaaagtgtATGTGCCCATACAACTACTTGGAAGAATTATCAAATGactataaataagaaaatgtcccaatcatatttatatactatgaaCGAAAATCCTGCGTTGGAATGGAATAAACTTGGACATGGAAGTAGTTTAGAGCGGCAGTTCTCTACGCTTCCGCTGTTATCGAAATTCGATTTGTGCTTAATCATTGCACCGCCGGTTCTATTTAAACCAGATATTACAGTATGTGGAAGTGCAATTGAAGTAAATTGTATCACAGATATTGAAGTAACAATAAACTTAGACCAGATTCAGTTGATTTCAATCTTaaataacgaattaaaaaatttattattaagagATTTTGAACGACATAAAAGTGCAAATACATATATCAGTACATCGCAGAAACCTCTTTCGACTGTAGGGagtattaaacaaattacttGGATAAAACAATCTTCTGATGACATAGACGTTGATGTCACCAAGGATAGCGGTATAGACTTTGAAACATCTAGCATAAATTCCACAATCGTTGGCAAACCAATATCTGCAGATACTTCAATACTTTTACCATTTGAATTTCTGGTAAACTGTGGAAAAATAACATTCGTGCTGTATGATATTCATCAAGCAGTAACAGAGTATGAAGTAGACATAAATGAAGTTGAAGAGGATGAGGGTGAAAGTCAGAAACAACCGCTTTTTTACATAATGGTTAATCAgccgaatatttatttttcacaacAGCATCCATCGCAAAAGGTGCAAGTATCTTGTTTCGATATAACAATGGCACTTGGGGACAAGGACAAAcaagaattaatttcaataccAACTGAAAAGGATTTTAAAGTTTTTAtgattgaaacaaaaaatggAGATTTACATCCAGATACAGGCATTCCCCCAtcttttataacaataaaatacgaaaaaacTATAGGGAAGAATCcacaattttttatagatGTAGGTAGacctacaaaaatttatttctctttatcaAGGCTAAAtcagatatatattataaaaagtaagaTATTGTCATGCTTTATAAAAGAGTATGAAACAATATCAGAACATGACGATGTGAAAATATCTCCaacaatgaaattgaaaaaattaaattggcctgatatgaatatatgtacaaaACAAGTTGTAGTATCCCTTAAAACCGATTCCGGTGCCGAAATAATAACTAGTTTAGCTTCGTTATCCGGAAATATTTCATCTCTTCTTAGACCTGATAGAATATATTCTAACACATCTGTAGACTCCTTTATCATATCTGCAATTCTTAATGGAAACATAAAAGTACTCTTGAATCCATGGTGCTGTAATATTACAGTGTGTTTGCTTTGGGAGACTTGGTTAAATGTCGATTCTATTCCtcaaatacaaatacaagCAGACAGTGATAGTCTCCATTTAGATTTTGGACcagaacaaataaaaattataaaaaatgttatcgATGATCTCCAACTACTATTAAATGAATTGACAAGATCATCTTCGACGTGTAGAGGTAATGAGAAACAAATTGTTCTATCAACTGAACAACATTATAAGGATGATCTCAAAGCAGGTGCATTCCAATTTGTAAACGGAAATGCAGATGAATTACCATTCCCGTATCAA GTTATTTTCTTCACTTATCCCCAACAATCAATGGCTTGGAGATATCCTCAACCAAGAACATTaactaaaatacatatatctcCAGTTCCATTTGAA acaCTAGATTCTGATAGTGGGTACGTCGATAAAGTACTGTGCGCTCTTGAATATTGGAGCGACTGTCACATGTCCTATCAGCGATATGCCGACTTCTACTTATCAGAAACAGATTCCTATCGTTTAGAGCTTCCTGAAAAAGCACCAGCAAGAGCAGTGGCATGTATATGGCGCGTAGTTCTACtatcaaataataatcgaCCTTTTTCCAAGACCATAATCTCGGCCCGGATCCTTGCAGCTTGTTTACGCATCGATTCATATTTCAATTCTTCAATTATACCTAACATACAAGCTGCACTTAATATTGGCACTATTCATGTATCCATGTACAATCACGTTAGTACAATTACGTATAACAATTTACAACCACCTttgaagaattatattttaaaaggtACAATACCCGAAACGCAATGTTTTATGACCTTTGAACATAAAGGAGCCATACTCGTACTTAATAGATGGATTGACGGTTCAGTGCTCATTGATATTAGCGGAATATTTGGAGTACATATACTAGATTATGGTCATTTAACCATGCAAGAAATACTAGATCCTCTAGAAGCAAGATTGCAATTATCGCTATCTGACAAAACGGATGTATCCTTCACATGCAGTCCATTTGCGTTAAAGTTGAGTCCAACAATAGCTCATACGCTTGTGGTTTCGATGCATTTATGGTATGCATccttagaagaagaaaataaaaccacTATTCTATTCACACGCTATGTAATAGCTAACGATAGCAATGTGCCTATCCTCTTTGGTCAAAGTGGTACAGGAGACAACATATTATTGGAAAGTAGACAATGTATCTTTTACTCATGGAGAAATATTGGCAACAAAATGTTACGAATAgcaatagaagaaaatatttggttATGGAGCAAATCATTTTCTGTTGGTGTAGATGGAATTCAAGCCGTCGAATTCAGTAATTCTATTACAAAAGCGTCAGCATTCGTAAGCGTTACGTCACTTTCAGCTACACAAAAGCTTATAACATTTTCTGGTCAACTTGTAATTTCAAATCAATTAATAGACAATTTCGAAATGAGACTAGTCAAGTACGAAGCTGACGTGGGATCAAAGGTGACtgtattaaaagatatttattccgTTTCTGGTAAAACTCGACCACCGTCAGTTATACTCGATGGAAACAAGAAAATGGCAATACGTCTACGATTTACCAATGTTCCAAATTTATCTTGGACAGGAGATATTCCCCTTCAACCAAATGCCAAGTGGGGGCAACCATGGCTTGTTAAAGTTCCATTACAAGAACGTGGCCAATTTTTAAGCATTTGGGTGCGGATAATAACGCAAATAATTCAAGATAAGACCAAGGTACTAGCTGTACTTAGCCCACTTTACATGATTCGCTCGCATTTACCAGTACCAGCTAGGGTACAGATGGATACGCCTTCGTTGAAAATATCTTTATGCACAATGGTAAATGGTCGGGGTGAAAGACAGCAACTATACTGTCCTGGAACGTTTGAACATTTCCACCAACTAACATTTCAACTAGAAACCGGAGTTTCTACATCTAATCCGTATGTGCCATTATCGTATAGTTCTGTAGATCAAAGGAAATTCTTTAGAAGACCGGAAGTCGAAGATATCGATAGCATCTTGCAAGATCTTGAGAATCAGAAAGATAAAACGGAATGGCCCTTCCAAGGAGATGAGTTTGAGGAATGGATATCCGCTGAACAACCACAAACACATGTACAAGTGAAATACCAAGATGCTGGATTAGTTTCGAGTACTTTATTATTAGAATTGCAGCCTTGGTGTTTTATGTTAAATTCCATGGGTTGTCATTTATCTCTTGTATCAGAGGACATCGAACTTTGCCAGATTCCTCACTATGGAATCGTAACACCACCAAAATTGGAAGGCACATTTCACTTGTGCGTCGGTATCGGTGATACGTTCTACACATCCCAAGCATTACAGCTAGATCGACCTGATTGGAGTCAAAGTTTCTATATGCCTCGAATTGGTGGACTCATCCCTGCCACAGGAAACATTAAATCATGTGTTGACTGCGGCTCAAGTGTCTCACTCATGAGCATTAATTCGAGTATGCACGAAGATATGCGTCTTGTGCGTATAATGAGTAGCCACGTTATTAGTAATTTAACATCTCAAGAGTTATGCATAGCAACATTGGCGGTACACGAAGATGCAACCAGACTTGAATTGCCCAATGATCTTACTCCTTATAGCCTTAATATTTCACCATCCGAAGATCAAAAACAAGGTATTCCGATTACACAGtggtatacattatacatgGAAGACATTGTAGAACCTCTTGTACTATATATATCTTTGAGCGTAGGACACAAATGGTCTTGTCCAATTCGAGTTGACCAGGGTATGAGTCGTAAATGCGTTGCTATACCAAATGGCTCTAGCACTATGCCGGTAGTCATTACAATACAGGAAGATAGGGGTACAATGTACATAATGATTCATATGGATTATCATCCTCAATTATTGATTGAGAACACCTGTGCTTTTAAAGTCCTATTGGGTCAAGCTAATGAAACAGCAGAAGGGATAATACCAGATGCATTGCACTTTACATGGATTTGTGAAATAGAAAGCAATGCAACAAGTCATTATTCCATTCCATCTATCAGTAACAGACTACCTGATGCACCAGTTACTAATGTATCGAATATACTTCTGTTTTCTGCTGTAACACATAATTATAATGACCAGGCTATcagaaataaagaattacgaTGGTCAAGAGGTATAAATTTATCCGCCATATCAAGTGCACCAGTGGATCAGTATGTACGACTACCATCCTATGGAGATGTAAAGTTAATCATGCAGAATCGTTGTTACACTACctatattaatattgttcCAATATCTCAAGTGGAAGTGTCTGCAAGGGACATCAGAAGTCGACTTTTACGAAAAGAAAGCGAAATGAAAGATATGGTGACGATGCATGATAAATTTACTTCTGATCCAGATGATCAGCCAGTCATAAATGTACAGAGTTCTGAGAGCTCGACTTCGGTAACAACCTTCTTCTCGGCACAAGACGAAACTATAGCTACAGAAACTAAAACTTCTTCACAGCTAAATTTAAGACAATTAATAACTGatatagaaaatgtaaaagcTAACGTAAATGATGATACAAAGGATACTGAGGAGAATAATTCTAAAGAAGGGTCTGCGACCATTTGTCTCCGAGGAGTTACCATTATTATCATGCATGATATGAATGAAAATGCTCAAAAGATTGAAGTGGCCAGCTTGTCTATGACCGATGTTATAGTCGCTATTAATGCAAGatctaaaattgtaaatttacgTGCTTTCATAGGAGATCTACAATTAGATAATCAGCTATTTGATCAAGGGGGGTTCGATTTTCCAGTAGTACTAATCAGTCAAAGTCCGCTTATGATGAAAGAAACAACATTTTATACAAGCAGTTGTTTAATGAATAAGATAGAACAAATAAGAGAAAATTCGTTGATTGCGATTGATTATATACTAGAAAATCAAGGGCAATTAAaag CATCAAAAGATCttcatataaaaattgcaCCAATCAGTGCTTACATTGAAGATACATACATAacacaattattaaattatgcaaCTTCGATGGCACCACCTCGATTTTTGCTACCAGATGACATGAAAAAGACAAGAACATTAGTTTCAACTATTGGAGTATACATTCCTGATTACATAATGGTTTACGCTAGAATATTAAGCGCCCCATtaagattacaaaatttaaagatagaTCCGGTATCTATCTTATTAAGTGTTCATACCTCTGTACGTTTATACGTGGCTTTAGACCATTCTCCTTTATATTTTGGTacttttgaaaagaaaaatattttaactacACCTTATAGACTTGGCAATGCTCTCACAATGCATTACTTATCTGGTGCTATATTCGGAGCAG GTTGGGTAGTAGGATCATTAGAAATATTAGGTTCTCCTGGCAGCTTGGCACAAGCTCTTGGTTCAGGACTTCGAGATTTTATTTCCCTTCCATTCCAAGGCCTGTTGCAAGGACCATGGGGTTTTATCGTTGGAATAACGCATGGTTCTGCCAGTTTGATGAGACATGTTACAGCAG GTACGTTAAACTCTGTAACGAAACTAGCATCTAGCGTAGCACGAAATTTGGATCGTTTAACACTCGATGAGGAACATCTTCAGCGGCAAGAAGAATCTAGAAGAATGCGTCCTCAAGGAATGGCACAAGGATTATACCAAGGCTTGACAGGACTTGGAATGAGTCTTcttg ccGCAGTTGCGGGTTTAGCTCATCATCCTTTGCAGCAAGTTTGGTCAGGagaaataacaaccaaaagtATCGTGACTGGCGTTGGTCTTGGATTAGTTGGAGTAGTTACGAAACCTTTAAGTGGGGCTGCAGAACTAGTTGCATTGACAGGACAAGGATTACTTCAAGGAGCTGGCTGGAATTCTTTGCCTTCG CCTCGACAACGACCAGTAGTCCAATACACGTCTGGAAATAATAATGCAATTATTAGATATGCCTGGTGGTTGTTACCCTTACTTGAAAATAATCACGGGAATATCCTGCATGTTACTAATGCAGATTACGTGATCCAACAAGGCAGTAGTCGTGCTATAACGTTAGTTCTAACACGGCATGCGTTATTATTAGTTAATACAGCTGAAGATAACGTAGAACggatatatttattgaaagatCTAACGAGTGCTGATCATCATTTGGAATCAACAATATGTTTGTACTGCTCTCCTGAGACAACGCAAACTAATAGATCTATATCTCCAGCGCCATACGAg ATGGATCGAGAAATGCGAGCACGAGTGGCGGAATATGTACGTACCAGTAGTACTGGTTTAGCTAGCGTTTCTACAAATAGCGATGTGCAGTCCGATATTTTTGAGAATACCACTCCCAATTCTGATCGTACACTTACATTTTATGTTTCTCCGGACTCACGTAACTATCTATTATCATTGTTTAACATTGCTAAACGACAGAGTCAAGGTAGCGGATTTACAGTgttataa